The following coding sequences are from one Bacteroidales bacterium WCE2008 window:
- a CDS encoding 23S rRNA (cytosine1962-C5)-methyltransferase produces MIKIILKKGREESLRRFHPWVFSGAIAQVNGNPAEGDIVGVYASDGSFLACGHYQIGSIAVRVLSFDAPALDPDFWKIMIARALEVRKACGLASSETTTCYRLVHGEGDNLPGLIIDYYDGVCVMQAHSVGMFRAKKQICEALIAVYGDSLRAVYDKSSGTAPFKAGLDLVDGYIYKKEGFNDDEQVVLENGNKFLVNWTEGQKTGFFLDQRENRALVGRYAKGRNVLNLFCYTGGFSIYALASGAKHVDSVDSSQRAMDMVDRNVAVNGFDPTLHTSYCTDAIDFVKSAPEDKYDLIIVDPPAFAKHRGALQNALRAYQRLNAAAIAKVAPGGLVFTFSCSQVVDKEAFALAVFSAAAQVGRSVRILDRLNQPADHSVNIYHPEGEYLKGLLLYVE; encoded by the coding sequence ATGATAAAGATAATTTTGAAGAAAGGCAGAGAGGAGTCTCTCCGCCGATTTCATCCGTGGGTGTTCTCGGGTGCAATAGCGCAGGTCAACGGAAATCCTGCAGAAGGGGATATCGTGGGCGTATATGCGTCTGACGGTTCTTTCCTTGCCTGCGGCCATTACCAGATAGGCTCGATCGCCGTACGTGTCCTGAGCTTCGACGCTCCAGCGCTCGATCCGGATTTCTGGAAGATCATGATTGCGCGTGCCCTGGAGGTCCGCAAGGCATGCGGTCTCGCGTCTTCAGAGACTACGACATGCTATCGTCTCGTACATGGAGAAGGCGATAACCTTCCCGGACTCATTATAGATTATTATGATGGCGTATGCGTAATGCAGGCGCATTCTGTCGGTATGTTCAGGGCCAAGAAGCAGATCTGTGAGGCTCTGATCGCCGTCTATGGGGATTCTCTCCGTGCCGTATATGACAAGAGCTCCGGAACGGCTCCGTTCAAGGCCGGCCTGGACCTTGTGGACGGCTATATATATAAGAAGGAAGGCTTCAATGATGACGAGCAGGTCGTACTGGAGAACGGAAACAAGTTCTTGGTGAACTGGACAGAGGGGCAGAAGACCGGTTTTTTCCTCGATCAGAGAGAGAATCGTGCTCTTGTCGGACGCTATGCCAAGGGACGCAATGTGCTTAATCTTTTCTGCTATACTGGAGGATTCTCGATCTATGCTCTCGCTTCCGGAGCAAAGCATGTCGATTCTGTGGACAGTTCCCAGAGGGCAATGGACATGGTTGACCGGAATGTCGCCGTCAATGGTTTCGATCCGACGCTCCATACCAGCTATTGCACCGATGCAATCGATTTCGTGAAGTCGGCACCTGAGGACAAATATGATCTTATCATAGTGGATCCGCCGGCATTCGCGAAGCATAGGGGAGCGCTCCAGAATGCTCTCAGGGCGTACCAGCGTCTGAATGCGGCCGCTATCGCCAAGGTGGCTCCAGGAGGTCTTGTATTTACCTTCAGCTGCTCTCAGGTAGTCGATAAGGAGGCTTTCGCTCTTGCAGTATTCTCGGCAGCCGCCCAGGTGGGACGTTCGGTACGTATCCTGGACCGTCTCAACCAGCCGGCAGACCATTCTGTCAACATCTATCACCCGGAAGGAGAATACCTGAAGGGGTTGCTTCTATATGTAGAATAA
- a CDS encoding septum formation protein, with protein MDLKGKKIILASNSPRRKELLAGLDIKFTVDTKNSFIETYDPATPHEQVPVLMSEGKSMGFHRPLADNEILITSDTMVLCGDEIMGKPCKPAEAERMLQHLSGREHQVITAVTVRDSSRMETVTDTARVWFRELTPEEISYYIGKYRPYDKAGAYGIQEWIGYVGITKIEGSYFNIMGLPVHALYSLLQKFI; from the coding sequence ATGGACCTGAAAGGCAAAAAGATCATACTGGCGAGCAATTCTCCCCGCAGAAAGGAGTTGCTCGCCGGTCTTGATATAAAATTCACGGTTGACACAAAGAACTCGTTCATAGAGACATACGATCCGGCGACTCCTCATGAGCAGGTCCCAGTCTTGATGTCCGAAGGCAAGTCAATGGGCTTTCATCGTCCTCTCGCCGACAACGAGATTCTGATCACTTCCGACACTATGGTCCTCTGCGGCGACGAGATCATGGGAAAGCCATGCAAGCCGGCCGAGGCCGAACGGATGCTGCAGCATCTATCCGGAAGGGAGCATCAGGTAATCACGGCCGTCACGGTCCGGGATTCCTCCCGGATGGAGACCGTCACCGATACGGCCAGAGTCTGGTTCAGGGAGCTGACGCCTGAGGAGATTTCATATTACATCGGAAAATATCGTCCATACGACAAAGCCGGCGCCTACGGTATCCAGGAATGGATCGGCTATGTCGGCATCACCAAGATCGAGGGATCATACTTCAATATCATGGGCCTTCCCGTCCACGCCCTCTATTCCCTTCTCCAGAAATTCATCTAA
- a CDS encoding 3-deoxy-D-manno-octulosonate 8-phosphate phosphatase (KDO 8-P phosphatase) — translation MDFSKIKAFAFDIDGVFTNGGILCDLQGELYRTFDAKDGFAIRMAVMNGYPTAIITGGRSKSIQARFLTSGLPEEDIYLGSRVKMEELEDFCRRHGLKAEEVLYIGDDIPDIEVMEACGMGVCPSDAVEEVKAAADWISEYPGGHGCVRNTVETVMKAQGRWVFDQKIYKKLF, via the coding sequence ATGGATTTCAGCAAAATCAAGGCATTCGCTTTCGACATTGATGGCGTCTTTACCAACGGCGGCATCCTCTGCGACTTGCAGGGTGAGCTTTACCGCACCTTCGACGCCAAGGACGGATTCGCAATCAGAATGGCCGTAATGAACGGCTACCCTACCGCAATCATCACCGGAGGCCGATCCAAGTCGATCCAGGCCCGTTTCCTTACAAGCGGGCTTCCGGAGGAAGACATTTATCTCGGATCCCGGGTAAAGATGGAAGAATTGGAAGATTTCTGCCGCAGGCATGGACTGAAGGCGGAAGAGGTCTTATATATAGGAGATGACATTCCGGATATCGAGGTCATGGAAGCCTGCGGAATGGGCGTATGTCCTTCTGACGCCGTCGAGGAGGTCAAGGCTGCAGCCGACTGGATATCAGAATATCCGGGCGGCCATGGCTGCGTGCGCAATACCGTCGAGACTGTGATGAAGGCCCAGGGACGCTGGGTGTTCGACCAGAAAATCTACAAAAAACTGTTCTGA